GTGGCGTGCAGGGCGCGGAGGTCGTCGGCCGGATCGCCCGAGTTGATCCGGACCACCGTGCGCTCCGGGTCGAGCGTCGTGTCCCGGAGCGCGCGCCGGGCCGCGTCCTTGTCGGCCGGGGCGACCGCGTCCTCCAGGTCGAGGATCACGACGTCGGCGGCCGCGGCGGCTTTCGCGTAACGGTCCGGGCGGTCGGCCGGGCAGAACAGCCAGGCGGGGCCGGGTGGAACCCACATGCGGTGTGCCTCCACGCTCAGGACGGGCTCAGCGGCTCCAGTATCCGGTGCGGCTCGCGCAGCGCGACGCTCACCCGGTCGTCGCGGAGGTACTCCAGCCCCGGGCCCGGCTCCATCTGGGTCTCGCCCGGGGGGATCACCCGCTCGCAGGCCTCGCAGACGGTCGGCCCGGAGATCGTCCCGCCGCACCCGACGTGCCGGTACAGCCGGTTCGACGGCCCGACGTCGAGGTGGCGGGTGCCCCAGGCGGTGAGCTGGAACAGCGGCGGCCAGAGCTCGGCGCCCGCGTCGGTGAGCACGTACTCGTCGCGGGGTGGCGAGTCCTGGTACCGGCGCTTCTCCAGGATGCCGGCGGCGACGAGCGTCTCCAGGCGGTCGGAGAGCACGGCCCGGGGGACGTCGAGATGGACGAGGAAGTCGCCGAACCGGCGGACGCCGTAGAACGCGTCGCGCACGACGAGCAGCGTCCAGCGTTCGCCGAGGATCTCCAGCGTGCGGGCGAACGCGCAGTTCTGGCCCGCGTAGTCCTTTCCGAGTGCCACGTCGTTCATCCTAGCGGGTTGGTTCGTTCACTGAACTGTGCTGCTCACTACGGTTCAATCATTGAACCGAGTGCGGTACCGTGCCGGGCATGACGACAACTCTGGAGGCGTCCGCGCCGGCCGTCGGCCGCCGGGAGCAGCTGATCCTGGCCGTGGTGTGCGCGGCGACGCTGCTCACGCTGGCCGACTACACCGCGCCGGCCGTCGTGGTGCCGACGCTCGCCGCCGACCTGCACGCGACGGCCACCGCGCAGGTCTGGATCCTCAACGGCATCACGTTCGGGCTGGCCGTGCTGCTGCTCACCGCGGGCAGCCTGGCCGACGACTTCGGCCGCCGCCGGGTGTTCGTCGGGGGTGTGGCCGGGCTCGCGGTCGCGATGGTCATCGGCGCGCTGGCCCCGTCGGCCTGGGTGTTCGTCGGGGCCCGGGTCGTCCAGGGCATCGCCGGGGCGGCGATCCTGGCCGCCGGCCTCGGGCTGGTGGCGAACGCGTTCCCGGCCGGGCCGCACCGGATCCGGGCCGCCGCGACCTGGGGCTCGATGATCGGGCTGGGCATCGCGACCGGCCCGTTGCTGCAGATCGCGGCCGAGCACACGGCCGGGTGGCGGTCGTTCTACTGGGTCGCCGGGGCGGTCGGGGTAGGGCTGGCGGTGGCCGGATGGCGGCTGCTGGAGGAGTCGCGGGCCGCGCGCGCCCGGCAGGTGGACTTCGCCGGAGTCGTGCTGCTCGGCGCCGGGCTCGTGTCGTTGCTGGTCGGGGCCACGAACGGCCGGACCGGGTGGCTGCGGCTGCCGACCGTGCTGCCGATCGTCGTCGCGGTGGTGCTGTTCGTCGGGTTCGCGCTGCGGGAGGCCCGCGCGGCCGAGCCGATGATCGACGTGACGCTCTTCCGCCGGGCGCCGTTCCTGCTGGCGACGTTGGGCGCGCTGGCGGCCGGGCTCGCGGTGATCGGCCCGATGACGTTCCTGCCGACCGCGCTGCAGCGGGGGAGCGGTTGGTCGGCCGCGGAGACCGCGCTGCTGGCGTTCGCCTGGGCCGGCACGATGTTCGTCGTCGGGCTGGCCGCCCGGCGGATGCGGGCCAGCGTCCACGGCGGCTGGGAGATCGGGATCGGGTTCGTGCTCTCGGCGGTGGGCGGCGCGCTGTCGCTGGCGTTCGTCGGGGACTCCTGGGGCCTGCTGTTCCCCGGGTTCGTCGTGGCCGGGCTCGGCGGCGGCCTGATCAACGCGACGCTGCCCCGGCTGGCCGTGGGGACGGTGCCCCCGGAGCGCAGCGCGATGGGGTCGGGGGCGAACAACACGGCCCGGTACGTCGGGTCGTCGCTCGGGGTGGCGGTGACCGCGTCGCTGGCGCCGGCCAGCCCGGGTGAGGCGCTGACCGTCGGCATCGTGCTCTGCCTGGTGGCGGCCGTGGCGCTGGCGCCGCTGGCCGCCCGCTCGCGGGTGTTGGCCGTGGCCTAGCTAGGCGTTCTTCGCTCGGCGGGCGGCTCGTTCCTGCTCCACCCGGCGCTTCCAGGCCGCTCGGGCTTCGGGGCTGTGGCCCTGGATCGCGCCCGAGACGGTCGGAGGACCGAAGATCTGGAAGAGCCACTCGCCGAAGCGGCTGCGCGGGGCCGTGCGTTCGTTCGCCATGAGTAGAGTGTAGGCCAATGGTTGGCCCACCAAGGGTTGGTGTGGCAAAGACGACCGAGGTGACAGAATGCCGGTCATGGAAACGGAGGACCCCCTCGCGCTCGAGCGTCAGGTGTGCTTCGCGCTGGCCGTCGCGTCCCGCAGCGTGATCGCGGTCTACCGGCCGCTGCTCGAGCCGCTGGGCCTCACGCACCCCCAGTACCTGGTGCTGCTCGCGCTCTGGCAGCAGTCGCCGCGCTCCGGCCGCGAACTCTCGGACGTGCTCCAGCTCGATCCCGGAACCCTGTCGCCGCTGCTCAAGCGGCTGGAGGCGGCCGGCTTCGTGCGCCGCGAACGCGACATCCGGGACGAGCGGATGCTCGCGGTCACGCTCACCGAGGCCGGGCTCGCCCTGCGCGACGAGGCGCTGAAGATTCCGCCCGCGGTCGTCTCGCGGCTGGGCCTGGAAATCTCCGAATTGGAGCAACTGCACGCGTCGCTCACCCGGGTGATCGCGGCCGCCCGCCCGGCGGTGGATTAGAACCGCTCGATCGTGCGGGTCGGGGGTCAGACGCGGTCGGGCTCGGCCGCCACCTGATCCGCCACCGACTCCTCCGCGGGCACCGGGCGGGTGCGGCCGCCGCGGCTGGCGCTGGCCAGCAGCGCGACGCCGACCGCGGCCCCGACCGCACAGGCCAGCGCGAGGGCCGCGCCCGAATACCCGCCGGTGACCCGGTCGCCGAGCAGCACGATCCCGACCACCGCGGCCACGACCGGGTTGGCGATCGTGCTCACCGCGAGCGGCGCACCGAGCCCGTTCCGGTACGAGTACTGGGTCAGCAGCAGCCCGGCGATCGTCAGCACCACGACCGCCAGCCCGGCGATCAGCACCAGCGGCGTCCAGATCGCCGCGAGACCGTCGTCGGTCAGCCGGACGGTGACCGTCTGACTGACCGCGGAGGAGATCCCGAACGCGATCCCGGCCGCGGCCGCGGTCCAGAGGACCGACCCGTGCAGCACCCGGCTGACGCCCTCCAGCGCGACGAGGACGGCCGCGACCGCGACGAGGACGAAGATCAACTGGGACAGCGTGAGCGGGACGCCGGTGCCGGCCGAGCCGATCAGGAACACTAAGCCGAGCAGGCCGGCCAGCGTGAACGCGATGCCGTTCCACTCGGTCGCCGACACCCGGCGTCGCGCGGTGGCCGCGGCGAGCGGCACGGCCATCGGCAGCGTCAGGATGCCGAGGGCCTGGATCAGTGAGAGCGGGCCGGCGCGCAGCGCGGCCAGGTGCAGCACGGCAGCGACGCCGTTGAGCGCGGTCGCGGCCCACCACAGGACGTTGCCCCCGAGCCGCCGCACCGGGAGCGTGGCCAGCCGTTCCTGCAGCACCGCCGCGGCGGCGTACGCCACGGACGACAGCAGCGCGAGCGCGATGCCGATCAGTACCGTGCTCACGCTGCTCCCCGTCGTCTCTGTTACCGGGTCGTCCGGTGACAGCTCAGACGTTACGTGGGTGAGCCACACATCCGCGTGGTCCGACAGTCGTATGTGGCCATACTGCGACAGTCGTAGGCGTCCGCACGCTCAGTTGAGCGCGCGGGGACCACTGCCGGGGAGAGCGAGATCACAGTCGAGCGGCTCGGACTGCAGCCCGTCGAGCAGGATCGCCAGGTAGCGCTGCCAGAGCTCGGGCTCGACGTTCTCGGCGTACTCGTTCAGGTTGCTCATGACGAACTGCAGCGCGGGCAGGTCGGCCGGGCTCATCTGGCTCGGTACGACCTCGGACGCCCGGGCCCGCTCGACCAGCCGGTTGAGCGCCGGGAGCAGCCGGGCCTCGGCGGTGGCGGCGGCGCGCTCGCTGGTGGACTCGCCCTGGAGCAGCATCCGCAGCCCGGAGTTGCGCGACTGCACGCGGCCCGACTCGCTCAGGAAGTCGAGGAAGCCGAGGAGCGGGTCGGGGTGCTCGGTGGCGGTGTCGGCCGCGTCGGCCAGTTCGGTGAGGGCCTCGTCGAACAGCGACTCGATCAGCCCGTCCCGGCTCGGGAACGCCCGCTGCACGGTCTGGACGCTGAGGCCGGCGAAGCTCGCGATGTCGGCCAGCGTCACGTCGAGCCCGTAGACCGCGAAGACCTCGCGGGCCGTCTCCAGGATGCGGGACCGGTCGCGGTCCGCCTCACGTCGCGTCTGACGCGCGGACGTCGCGGGGACGAGAGCGATCGGCTGCAGAGCGTAGGGGGCGGGGGAAACCGGAGGTGCTGTCTCCATGTGGAGATCGTACCTTCAATTCGTCGGGGCGGCCACGATGATGACCGCCGTTACCAGGGACAACGGCTGACAGTAGAGGGGAGTGCCCGAGATCGACCACTGATTTCCGGGCGGGGGCTCTCCGTGTCAGCACTGAATTGTCGTCGATTCCCTTTGTCGGGGGCAGCGCGAGGCGCAGCATAGGGGCGAGCGGTCGCCGAACGACCAGTCGTCACCTTACCCGATCGGTTCTTTCGTAAAAAGCACTAGTCGCTGACGGAAACTCGACGTGAACGGAGTCGCCCGATGAGCTACACGCTGCTCAAGGGTTCATTTGTCATTCGCTATTCGGACCTGCCCCGCCAGGGTCCGGAACCCGACGGCGACACGGTGAAGTTCCTCCCCGACACGCCCGCTCTGGTGGAGACGCTGCCCCGCACGTCGGGCCAGGGCCCCGACCTGAACGCGCGCGGCATCTCGGTCCGGCTCGAGGCCATCGACGCGCTGGAGACGCACTTCGCGTCCACGCACCAGGAGCTGGGCCTCGCCGAGTCGGCCCGGGACGCGCTGCTCGCGCTGCTGGGCTTCACCGGCGTCACGTTCTTCGCCGACCAGCCGAACAAGGTGCAGTCGGCCGACCAGGACTCGATCCGCGGGCACGTGCTCTCCAACGGCATCGACGCCAACGGCCGCCTGATCGGGTTCGTCTTCCCCGGTGACACCGGCTCGGTCGACGGCGCGGCGATCTTCCTCGACGACACCCAGGTCGACCAGTCGGCGAACGCCCGGCTGCTCGCGGACGGGCTGGTCTACCCGGCCTTCTACGCCTCGCTGCCGGCGTCGCTGCGGCTGCACCTGGCCGAGACGTCGCGGGCCGCGCGGGCGGCGAACAAGCCGATCTGGGCCGAGTCCACCGCCGACCCGGACGGCTCGGCCACCATCCCTGACCTGGCCACCCTCGAGACGCTGGCGATCTGGCCGAAGGTGTTCCGGCGTCTGGTGCCGTACTTCGCGGCGGGCTTCACCGACTTCGACGGCCTGGACGCCTGGCTGCGCGCCGACCCGGTCAACCGCGACGACGAGCTGCTGCTGCTCGCGACGGCCGAGCGCAGCAACATGCACGACGTCATCAAGGCGTCGGGGACGCAGATCCAGCTGACGGTCTGGCCGGAAGACTTCGTGATCAGCCCCGACCCGGCGCCGCCGGGCGTCCCGACCGGACCGCAGCAGAGCGTGCCCGGCGACGTGGTGATCATCGCCGCGCTGCCCGATCCGCTCGGCGCCGACCGGGGCAACGAGACCGTGACGCTGCTGAACGTCTCGTCGGCGGCGATGGGGCTCGACGGCTGGGGGCTGGTCGACGCGGCCGGCGGCCGGTACGAGCTGGCCGGTTCGCTCGGCGCCGGCGACGCGATCCGGGTGACGCTCAGCGGTGCGCTGCAACTGGGCAACTCCGGCGACACGATCACGCTGATGGCGGCCAAGGGCACGATCGTGGACCAGGTCACGTACAAGGCCGACCAGGTCCGGCCCGGCCGCACGGTCTTCTTCGGTCGCTGACTGTATTCGACGGCCGTGGCGCGGTGTCCCCCACTACCGCGCCACGGTTTATTTCACCCGGTGCCGAAAGGTGGTTGACCCCCGTTCGGGGGCAGCATTTCCCGACCATTCTTTTCGGTCGTTGAACGACCGCAATTAATTGATGGGAATGCAATTCCCATTCTGCTAGCACCTATTATTGCCGGAACCATCACGGGCGTGCCCAGAAGTCCGGATCTGGTGGCGCGGGCGCGCCGGCAGTGACAGAGTCGCTACCGAGATCTGTGACGGCGGTCACCGCGGGAGGCAACGATGCCGGTTTTACCGTCCTACGCCAACGGCCCGTCGACGGTGCCGCTGCTCGGCGACACGATCGGCGCGAACCTCGACCGCACGGCCGCGCGTGTCGGCGACCGCGAGGCGCTCGTCGAGTGCGCCACCGGCCGTCGTTTCACCTATCGCGAGCTGGTCGAGTCGGTGGACGCCTGCGCGCTCGGCCTGGACGCGCTGGGCGTCTCGCGTGGGGACCGCGTCGGGATCTGGGCGCCGAACTGCGCCGAGTGGGTGTTCGTGCAGTACGGCACGGCCAAGATCGGCGCGATCATGGTCAACATCAACCCGGCCTACCGGACGCACGAGCTCGCGTACGTGCTGAAACAGGCCGGCATCTCGGTGCTGATCGCCGCCCCGGCGTTCAAGACCAGCGACTACCGGGCGATGGTCGCCGAGGTCGAGGACTCGTGCCCGTCGCTGACCAGGACGATCTTCCTGGGCGACCCGGAGTGGGACGCGCTGATGGCGGCCGGCCGGACCGCCGACCGGTCGCGGTTCCCCGACGACCTCGACCCGGACGACCCGATCAACATCCAGTACACGTCGGGGACGACCGGCTTCCCGAAGGGCGCGACGCTCACCCACCACAACCTGCTCAACAACGGGTTCTTCGTCGGCGAGGGCTGCGGCTACACCGAGGAGGACCGGGTCTGCATCCCGGTGCCGTACTACCACTGCTTCGGCATGGGCATGGGCAACCTCGGGGCGACGTCGCACGGCGCGACGATGGTGATCCCGGCGCCCGGGTTCGATCCGGCCCTGACGCTGGCCGCGGTCGAGGCCGAGCGGTGCACGTCGCTGTACGGGGTGCCGACGATGTTCATCGCCGAGCTCGCGCTGCCGAACTTCGCCGACTACGACCTGTCGTCGCTGCGGACCGGCATCATGGCCGGGTCGCCGTGCCCGGTCGAGGTGATGAAGCGGGTCGTCGCCGAGATGGGGATGGCCGAGGTCACGATCTGCTACGGCATGACCGAGACGTCACCGGTCTCGACGCAGACCGGCGCCGACGACTCGCTGGACCGCCGGACGTCGACGGTCGGGCGGGTGCACCCGCATCTCGAGGTGAAGATCGTCGACCCGTCGACCGGGCGGGTCGTCCCGCGCGGGGAGACCGGCGAGTTCTGCACCCGGGGGTACTCGGTGATGCGCGGGTACTGGAACGAGCCGGAGAAGACCGCCGAGGTGCTCGACGAGGCCCGGTGGATGCACACGGGTGACCTGGCGACGATGGACGAGGAGGGCTACCTCAACATCGTCGGGCGGATCAAGGACATGGTGATCCGGGGTGGCGAGAACGTGTACCCGCGCGAGGTCGAGGAGTTCCTCTACACCCACCCCGACATCGTCGACGCCCAGGTGATCGGCGTGCCGGACGCCAAGTACGGCGAGGAGCTGATGGCCTGGGTGCGCCTGCGTGAGGGAGCGTCGCCGCTCACCGCCGAGACG
This genomic window from Cryptosporangium phraense contains:
- a CDS encoding winged helix-turn-helix transcriptional regulator; translated protein: MNDVALGKDYAGQNCAFARTLEILGERWTLLVVRDAFYGVRRFGDFLVHLDVPRAVLSDRLETLVAAGILEKRRYQDSPPRDEYVLTDAGAELWPPLFQLTAWGTRHLDVGPSNRLYRHVGCGGTISGPTVCEACERVIPPGETQMEPGPGLEYLRDDRVSVALREPHRILEPLSPS
- a CDS encoding MFS transporter, with translation MTTTLEASAPAVGRREQLILAVVCAATLLTLADYTAPAVVVPTLAADLHATATAQVWILNGITFGLAVLLLTAGSLADDFGRRRVFVGGVAGLAVAMVIGALAPSAWVFVGARVVQGIAGAAILAAGLGLVANAFPAGPHRIRAAATWGSMIGLGIATGPLLQIAAEHTAGWRSFYWVAGAVGVGLAVAGWRLLEESRAARARQVDFAGVVLLGAGLVSLLVGATNGRTGWLRLPTVLPIVVAVVLFVGFALREARAAEPMIDVTLFRRAPFLLATLGALAAGLAVIGPMTFLPTALQRGSGWSAAETALLAFAWAGTMFVVGLAARRMRASVHGGWEIGIGFVLSAVGGALSLAFVGDSWGLLFPGFVVAGLGGGLINATLPRLAVGTVPPERSAMGSGANNTARYVGSSLGVAVTASLAPASPGEALTVGIVLCLVAAVALAPLAARSRVLAVA
- a CDS encoding MarR family winged helix-turn-helix transcriptional regulator; its protein translation is METEDPLALERQVCFALAVASRSVIAVYRPLLEPLGLTHPQYLVLLALWQQSPRSGRELSDVLQLDPGTLSPLLKRLEAAGFVRRERDIRDERMLAVTLTEAGLALRDEALKIPPAVVSRLGLEISELEQLHASLTRVIAAARPAVD
- a CDS encoding DMT family transporter → MSTVLIGIALALLSSVAYAAAAVLQERLATLPVRRLGGNVLWWAATALNGVAAVLHLAALRAGPLSLIQALGILTLPMAVPLAAATARRRVSATEWNGIAFTLAGLLGLVFLIGSAGTGVPLTLSQLIFVLVAVAAVLVALEGVSRVLHGSVLWTAAAAGIAFGISSAVSQTVTVRLTDDGLAAIWTPLVLIAGLAVVVLTIAGLLLTQYSYRNGLGAPLAVSTIANPVVAAVVGIVLLGDRVTGGYSGAALALACAVGAAVGVALLASASRGGRTRPVPAEESVADQVAAEPDRV
- a CDS encoding TetR/AcrR family transcriptional regulator, with product METAPPVSPAPYALQPIALVPATSARQTRREADRDRSRILETAREVFAVYGLDVTLADIASFAGLSVQTVQRAFPSRDGLIESLFDEALTELADAADTATEHPDPLLGFLDFLSESGRVQSRNSGLRMLLQGESTSERAAATAEARLLPALNRLVERARASEVVPSQMSPADLPALQFVMSNLNEYAENVEPELWQRYLAILLDGLQSEPLDCDLALPGSGPRALN
- a CDS encoding lamin tail domain-containing protein codes for the protein MSYTLLKGSFVIRYSDLPRQGPEPDGDTVKFLPDTPALVETLPRTSGQGPDLNARGISVRLEAIDALETHFASTHQELGLAESARDALLALLGFTGVTFFADQPNKVQSADQDSIRGHVLSNGIDANGRLIGFVFPGDTGSVDGAAIFLDDTQVDQSANARLLADGLVYPAFYASLPASLRLHLAETSRAARAANKPIWAESTADPDGSATIPDLATLETLAIWPKVFRRLVPYFAAGFTDFDGLDAWLRADPVNRDDELLLLATAERSNMHDVIKASGTQIQLTVWPEDFVISPDPAPPGVPTGPQQSVPGDVVIIAALPDPLGADRGNETVTLLNVSSAAMGLDGWGLVDAAGGRYELAGSLGAGDAIRVTLSGALQLGNSGDTITLMAAKGTIVDQVTYKADQVRPGRTVFFGR
- a CDS encoding AMP-binding protein, which gives rise to MPVLPSYANGPSTVPLLGDTIGANLDRTAARVGDREALVECATGRRFTYRELVESVDACALGLDALGVSRGDRVGIWAPNCAEWVFVQYGTAKIGAIMVNINPAYRTHELAYVLKQAGISVLIAAPAFKTSDYRAMVAEVEDSCPSLTRTIFLGDPEWDALMAAGRTADRSRFPDDLDPDDPINIQYTSGTTGFPKGATLTHHNLLNNGFFVGEGCGYTEEDRVCIPVPYYHCFGMGMGNLGATSHGATMVIPAPGFDPALTLAAVEAERCTSLYGVPTMFIAELALPNFADYDLSSLRTGIMAGSPCPVEVMKRVVAEMGMAEVTICYGMTETSPVSTQTGADDSLDRRTSTVGRVHPHLEVKIVDPSTGRVVPRGETGEFCTRGYSVMRGYWNEPEKTAEVLDEARWMHTGDLATMDEEGYLNIVGRIKDMVIRGGENVYPREVEEFLYTHPDIVDAQVIGVPDAKYGEELMAWVRLREGASPLTAETLRAFCTGKLAHYKIPRYVKIVEGFPMTVTGKIRKVEMRETAVEELGLQSEAATRNA